The Fimbriimonas ginsengisoli Gsoil 348 genome window below encodes:
- a CDS encoding AfsR/SARP family transcriptional regulator, protein MPPGFVLRTFGPLEFERGDWRLTRFPTRKSGLILARIALARDGRMERDALAELLWPDDYLDITRGRLRQELRRLRQVIGEFDSHLQSDRYQVGIEPGVLTTDALMFDALVAEGSDETPSERVARLSSAVDLLRGPFLAGYQEPWVFSTRRQYDEKARRALLALADAWEALGEQESALNAIIQAVHHDPLDTGANGRLIRRLVALGQGNRARQAFLQFDGMLFRELGHHAPDSIRALLAGTKEAPLPPTQEPRTVVPRPAELFGREERLAFIDAALAEPGACVLLVGALGVGKTHLLRACAWRFSLANQLPVQLGGEPSPVADGLFVLESTHEPREIERTIAAAARNGWRVLAESRVRLDMAGVSEVRVNPLPTGPNEDEAAVRLLASQTSSEIGNESIRASLAALATCLSGLPLALKLFAKRLEIQSPEQAIQDLDSGLAAFAELETSTGESVARSLIGTLEQMPPLAKEAFDSLCLLDGACPELASKLASFEILRLLENHSLICVQGEGSRRRMQVPRPLAFVARQRLAASDRDQVAERTWQIMADWTYDTSRYQTGPYQVEAFDRVAVEWPNIMSGVRWGIDYNAAVAAHLVAGAWRTVGTRGMPPSNVDLFLEAVQLGAASLPCWPGGEAWLGTGIALALGGRIKRAEPAFLAAIETFEKGNHLVGQSWATLNYAALILARTDPPRAVEVLKKLATTTPRTEHRHLALSDCASILVSLGNLDEAVRIAEEAFEIRTQAVDPSNQGRAYGELAHIYIAAGRPEAARPLLIEGIRRLRELGIQFLLTGPLLDLARISLDSEESRALLDEAAEIARRLGSPQYMLDVARVRLEWEQRRNDIPALLAAIEAMFRFTQLLDSSEEREASLRSLAGECLRRGKEPYANAVIGALGDPITGPVHEGWRSLLSSDSNRTVCTLAVALAQEAFG, encoded by the coding sequence ATGCCGCCCGGATTTGTTCTCCGCACGTTCGGCCCGCTCGAATTCGAGCGGGGTGACTGGCGGTTGACGCGGTTCCCAACCCGAAAGTCGGGATTGATCCTCGCCCGGATTGCCTTGGCGCGCGACGGAAGGATGGAGCGGGACGCGCTCGCCGAGTTACTTTGGCCGGACGATTATCTGGACATCACGCGCGGGCGTCTCCGCCAAGAGCTTCGTCGTCTGCGGCAGGTCATCGGCGAATTCGATTCTCACTTGCAATCCGACCGGTATCAGGTGGGAATCGAACCGGGGGTCCTCACGACCGACGCCCTTATGTTCGACGCCCTTGTAGCCGAGGGGAGTGACGAGACGCCGAGCGAAAGAGTTGCTCGCCTCTCAAGCGCGGTAGATCTGCTCCGAGGCCCTTTTCTCGCGGGATATCAAGAGCCATGGGTGTTCTCTACCCGGCGGCAGTACGACGAGAAGGCCCGCCGAGCACTGCTTGCTCTGGCGGATGCTTGGGAAGCGCTCGGCGAGCAGGAGTCGGCACTTAACGCGATCATCCAAGCGGTCCACCACGACCCGCTCGATACCGGAGCGAACGGCCGCCTCATCCGCCGCCTCGTCGCGCTTGGGCAGGGAAACCGAGCGCGGCAAGCTTTCTTACAGTTCGATGGAATGCTCTTCCGCGAACTGGGCCATCACGCACCCGATTCGATACGGGCTCTTCTGGCGGGGACGAAAGAAGCTCCGCTCCCGCCTACGCAAGAACCTCGGACGGTAGTCCCGCGCCCGGCGGAGCTCTTCGGGCGGGAAGAAAGGCTGGCATTTATCGATGCCGCACTGGCGGAACCGGGTGCGTGCGTCTTGTTGGTGGGAGCTCTCGGGGTGGGCAAGACTCACCTCCTTCGGGCATGCGCGTGGCGATTCTCGCTGGCGAATCAATTGCCCGTTCAACTTGGCGGCGAGCCATCGCCGGTTGCAGACGGCCTCTTCGTCCTCGAGTCGACGCACGAACCGAGGGAGATCGAGAGAACGATTGCGGCCGCCGCCAGGAACGGCTGGCGTGTCTTGGCCGAGTCGCGCGTGCGGCTCGACATGGCCGGAGTTTCCGAGGTGCGGGTCAACCCGCTCCCGACCGGTCCCAACGAGGACGAAGCGGCGGTTCGGCTCCTCGCCTCGCAGACCTCCTCGGAAATTGGGAACGAGTCGATTCGAGCGTCGCTTGCCGCACTGGCTACGTGCTTGAGCGGATTGCCGCTGGCGTTGAAGCTGTTTGCCAAGCGGCTGGAGATCCAGTCGCCGGAGCAGGCGATCCAAGATCTAGATTCCGGTCTAGCTGCGTTCGCCGAGCTCGAAACATCAACGGGCGAATCCGTCGCAAGGTCCCTGATTGGGACTCTCGAACAGATGCCACCTTTGGCGAAGGAGGCGTTCGATTCGCTTTGCCTCCTCGACGGCGCTTGCCCGGAACTGGCCTCCAAGCTGGCATCGTTCGAAATCCTTCGGCTGCTCGAGAATCACTCCCTGATTTGCGTTCAGGGGGAGGGTTCTCGCCGGCGGATGCAAGTACCACGCCCCCTCGCGTTCGTGGCACGGCAGCGGTTGGCGGCCTCCGACCGTGACCAGGTGGCGGAACGAACCTGGCAGATCATGGCGGACTGGACCTACGACACTTCCCGGTACCAGACCGGCCCTTACCAAGTGGAAGCGTTCGACCGAGTCGCCGTCGAGTGGCCAAATATCATGAGCGGGGTGCGATGGGGAATCGACTATAACGCGGCGGTAGCGGCCCACCTCGTAGCGGGCGCCTGGAGAACCGTTGGGACGCGGGGGATGCCGCCGAGCAACGTCGATCTGTTCCTCGAAGCCGTACAGCTCGGCGCCGCGTCGCTTCCCTGCTGGCCGGGAGGGGAAGCATGGCTGGGAACCGGGATCGCGCTCGCGCTCGGGGGGCGAATCAAACGAGCGGAGCCGGCGTTCCTTGCCGCGATCGAGACTTTCGAGAAGGGAAACCACTTGGTAGGGCAAAGTTGGGCGACCTTGAATTACGCGGCGTTGATCCTTGCCCGGACTGACCCGCCCCGAGCGGTCGAGGTCCTAAAGAAGCTGGCAACGACAACCCCGAGAACCGAGCATCGTCATCTGGCGCTGTCCGACTGTGCGAGCATCCTCGTCTCGCTGGGCAATCTAGACGAGGCGGTCCGGATCGCGGAAGAAGCATTCGAGATTAGAACTCAGGCGGTCGATCCCTCCAACCAGGGGCGCGCTTACGGCGAACTAGCGCACATCTATATCGCGGCCGGACGGCCCGAGGCGGCGCGGCCATTGCTGATCGAAGGGATCCGCCGCCTTCGCGAGCTCGGAATCCAGTTCTTACTCACCGGACCCTTGCTCGATCTCGCTCGCATCAGCCTCGACTCCGAAGAATCGCGCGCCCTTCTCGACGAGGCGGCGGAGATCGCCCGACGTCTTGGGTCGCCGCAATACATGCTCGACGTGGCTCGCGTCCGCCTGGAGTGGGAGCAGCGCCGAAACGACATTCCGGCGCTGCTCGCCGCGATCGAGGCGATGTTCCGGTTTACCCAGCTCCTCGATTCGAGCGAAGAGCGAGAGGCTTCCCTTCGATCCTTGGCGGGCGAGTGTTTGCGTCGGGGAAAAGAGCCGTACGCAAACGCGGTGATCGGAGCGCTGGGCGATCCGATCACCGGTCCGGTGCACGAGGGTTGGCGGAGCCTTCTCTCGTCCGATTCTAACCGTACCGTCTGCACCCTGGCCGTGGCCTTGGCGCAGGAAGCGTTCGGTTAG